In Malus sylvestris chromosome 15, drMalSylv7.2, whole genome shotgun sequence, a single genomic region encodes these proteins:
- the LOC126605526 gene encoding 60S ribosomal protein L3-2 isoform X2: MSHRKFEHPRHGSLGFLPRKRAARHRGKELHKKETCEAVTVIETPPMVVVGVVGYVKTPRGLRSLDTVWAQHLSEEVKRRFYKNWCKSKKKAFSKYSKKYESEDGKKDIQAQLEKMKKYCTVIRVLAHTQIRKMKGLKQKKAHLMEIQVNGGDIAKKVDYAYSMFEKQVPVDAVFQKDEMIDIIGVTKGKGYEGVVTRWGVTRLPRKTHRGLRKVACIGAWHPARVSFTVARAGQNGYHHRTEMNKKIYKLGKADQESHSAMTEFDRTEKDITPMGGFPHYGEVKQDYLLMKGCCVGPKKRVVTLRQTLLKQTSRVALEDIKLKFIDTSSKFGHGRFQTTQEKARYYGRLKA; encoded by the exons AGCTACACAAGAAAGAAACATGTGAAGCAGTTACAGTTATTGAAACACCACCAATGGTGGTTGTTGGTGttgttggttatgtgaagaCACCTCGTGGTCTCCGTTCCTTGGACACAGTTTGGGCCCAGCATCTGAGTGAGGAGGTGAAGAGGCGATTCTACAAGAACTGGTGCAAGTCAAAAAAGAAAGCATTCAGCAAGTACTCAAAAAAGTATGAGAGCGAAGATGGGAAAAAAGACATCCAGGCTCAGttggagaaaatgaagaaatattgCACTGTGATTCGTGTTTTAGCCCACACCCAG ATTAGGAAAATGAAGGGATTGAAGCAGAAGAAAGCCCATCTGATGGAGATTCAAGTGAATGGTGGGGACATTGCAAAGAAGGTTGACTATGCTTATAGCATGTTTGAGAAGCAGGTTCCTGTTGATGCTGTTTTCCAGAAAGATGAGATGATTGACATTATTGGGGTTACTAAGGGGAAGGGTTATGAGGGTGTGGTGACTCGATGGGGCGTCACCCGTCTTCCACGTAAGACCCATCGTGGTCTACGTAAAGTAGCCTGTATTGGTGCCTGGCATCCAGCTAGGGTGTCGTTTACTGTTGCCAGGGCTGGGCAGAATGGTTACCACCATCGTACTGAGATGAACAAGAAGATTTACAAGCTCGGAAAGGCTGATCAAGAGTCGCACTCTGCAATGACTGAATTTGACAG GACTGAGAAGGATATTACCCCGATGGGAGGTTTCCCACACTACGGTGAAGTGAAGCAGGATTACCTTCTAATGAAAGGCTGCTGCGTGGGTCCTAAAAAGCGCGTTGTTACTTTGAGGCAGACGCTTCTGAAGCAAACATCTAGGGTTGCTCTGGAGGACATTAAGCTCAAGTTCATTGATACATCGTCCAAATTTGGTCACGGTCGCTTCCAGACTACCCAAGAGAAGGCGAGGTACTACGGGCGGCTCAAGGCTTAA